The genomic window AGGGAGGTGCCGCACCGAATCAAGGGCCAGTGGAAAGCGGTTTGCAAGCGAGCGCTCACGCGCTTCAGCCGCAGCAACCTGAATCCGCATAGGTTCGATTGAAAAGGTCATTTCTGAGGGGGGCCGCTCGCTTACATCTGCCGAAATCGAAAAAGCGAGGTTGAGTGCCATATTCTGCATTGGAATTTTATCGTAGGAGAAGATATCAAACTCTTTCAGGGCCTGAAACTTGAGATGACCGGCCAGAAGAAAGCGGCCGCGCATGTCCATATTCTTTCCATCTGTCGATTTAGTCACTGAAATAGTCTCAAAACCTGCGCGATTTAGCATTACCTCCTGCAAAACGCCGCTCGACATCTGGTAGAGCAGCTTCTCTTTACTTAGAAAAGTGTAACGACCTTTGCCATCGTGCTCTTCATAGTGTCCGTTCAGTATAATGGTGTCAGCCGGGCGTTCTTCCGGGTCCGGAGTTGGGCAGGAGGCCTTGTCGCCGAAAAGTTCGCCTATGCCGAGATCAATGCGGGCCTGGAAATTCTGGAGACGGGAGTTGCGAAAGCGGGCGCGTAGCTTTCGAACCGTCCATTCCCAGGTGTAATCGGTGTCGACGGGTGTTTCATCTTCATAATCGACGAGACCGAATAAGGCGCCACGGCCATTGGTGATAGCGCCCGAATCCTGACGTTCCAGCGAAGAAGTGCTAACCCCCACATGGTGCGCCATCAGGCGCGCCGGATCGACGCCACCGGCGATGACGGCAAGATCGTCGGGGAAACCCAGCGGCGATACCCTGACGTTAAAGGCAATAAAGCCGTTCCAGCCGGGATTTTCCCAAATTTGATAGAGAAAAGGGGCAAAATCAAGGTCTCCGCCCTCTACAGCACCTTTGGCAGTCTCTCCGGCTGCTATCAGTTTTTCGGAAACATCCCAGGGATCGAGATTGAGATACTGCCCCTCAGTCCATTCGCCTGGACGACGAGCCAACTCCGCCATCGACTCCGTATGATCTTTAAAAAGTAGTACGGTGCCGTATTTCAGCCACTCTTCAGGATCGAGATCAAAACCCCAGCCGGAAATATTTAAGAGGAAATTTTCAAAGGCGGCGTTATCTTCCAGAAAGAGAATGGGGTCGCTGATAACGGTAAAGCGACGGCCAGCCTGTAAAGCATTACGCAGCGGACCGTTGATATTTACGATGGCAAATGGATTATGATCACTGCCGGTGGTGATGAGCATGCGCCGCCACTCTGAAAGATCATGCGAGAAATTACCGATATAGCCACCGGGGGTTACTATGGAAAGTCCATCCGACGCCGGAGCGGCACTATCTGTAATTCCTCCGATTTTAAATGAACTTCCGCCCACGCTATTAACCGGCAGCGGTGAATAAACCTCCCGGGTGGAACCATCTTCATTGCGTTGAAAAAACTTCATATTCTCTCCCCGCAGCACCGCCGCCATACGCAACTCCAGTCGCAGCGCAAGAGCGCTTTTGTCGGGATCAATTCCTGCCAGGGGAAGAACCGGTACGCACTCCTTGTTTGGCGGGATAGTGCCGGGAGGACGATCGGCCAGGTTCGCAAAAGGGGTAGAGAGATAAGCGGCAGAATCATCGGGTCCGGCCGGCAGATAAAATGGCTGTTCAGAAGGCTGTGCGAAATAGGTTGCAAGTCCACCGTGAAAACGAAGGTAGGAGGTGGTAGCGCGGTTTTCGATTACAAGCGAATCCTCTTCATTGTCACTGCCGGCCCGACTGGCGGGTGTTGCGATAAAACCGGGCAGATATGCGCTGCAGCCGTTACGAAAGGTTAAGTAAAAGGGGCTTCCATCAAAACCGCCCTGAAAGAATTCTGTTCCCACCGCCCCCGGCATCAGGGCCGGGAAGTCGCTCTTTAAACCGCCAAGTTCAAAAGAACCCCATGGAGCAAGGTACCAGGCATCTGAATCCCTGCCTTCGAGCGTTTCCATTTTCCGTTCATAGACCAGTCCCGCTTCTTCCTGAGGAGTCAGCCTCAACACCTGCCCGAGGGGTGTTCTGTAATAGGTTTTGATCTTTTCGGAAGGTGAGAATTTAAATAGCGTCTCGGGCGGTTCGTGGTCCCTCCTGAGGGGATAAAGGGGATGAAGCAGGGCGGAACATTTCAGTTTCCGGCTACCCGGTGAAAAAACAGGGAAACGCATGGAGCCGACTCCCTCCGGTCCTTGAGCCTCATCGGGGAAAAAATAGCGAATCCCTGCATCGAGAAGGTCCAGGTCGGGTTCATCCATTTCCATATCTATTTTAATCCGCCCCGGTCGGTGGCGAGCCAGTTCGATAGTCAGGTCACCCTGCAAGCTCCCTGCCTGCTTTTTACCGTAGGCCGTCAGCAGGCGGGCAGGCGCCGGCTCTCCGCCCGATGCGCTGAGGATCAGGCAGCCGTCACCCGGTGTCAGAACCGAGCCCGGGTGAATGAAGAGAATGTGGTTCCTGAAGCGGACCAGGCCCCGGTCGGCAAGTCTCCCCTCTTTAACCCTCAGCCCGCAAAGCGCGCCGGGGTCGTCGAACAGTTCAGGCGACTTCAACCAGGCGACCTTGAGAAGAGGGTCGCGGCGGAAGGCACTCACACGCAGCTTGAAATCGGCAATATCGGCGGGCGGGGTATCGCAAAAGATGAGACAACTCTCATCATCGGCAAAACCGGACAGGCTTCTTTCACCGGCACTCCCTGCACGGTCATGAAGAAAGAGGGCAGGATAGGCTTCAGAAGCGTAGAGCCCGTCACCGTAGTCTGAAAATACGATTGACATTATGAACCCATCGTAAATTCGACCTGATCTCCCGGCAAGAGAGGCGCGTCGGAAATATCGGTATGAAGGTCTGACGGTGCGAGCCCCAGGTCGGACCAGACGGTACTTTTTACTTTTATCGTGTCCCCGGCGCCGTTTAAGTCAGACCACTGGCGCAGCCATTTTACCCGGCCCTGTACAACCATGTCCGGGCTGAACCAGTGAAGGTGCTCTTCGCATATCTGTCTAAGGGTCGAGCCGATAGGAACAAAACTTTTCTTCCCGTTTATAATGACAGGAATTTCCACGACAACGCCTGTCCGCCCCCTGAACCGTCGTATAACGTATTGACCGGCAGAATCATTATATTCACCGGCGGCATGCCTGATGCCGGCAACAAGGGCGGAAGAGTTGTCGGCCGCCACGAGCGCCGCATGCTCTTCATCGACAGCTGAAGCGGTCGCAGATGACGAAAGGGTTGCAGGTAAAACGACAGCCAGATGCTTTCGTTTCAGGTCTCCGGCATGGAGATCGTCCGGACCGCCGATCATACCATCCTCCGGTTCCGTTGAAGTGGTATACCCCTCTTCCCAAAAAACTGTAGCCATTGGATTAAGCGACGTTATAAAAGAGCCGTTCTTCAACCGCTGGCGACTGACGGGAAGAAGCATCTCGCCCGAGGGAACCATACCGTTGATTTCATCGCGACCCGGTCCGCAATATTGGAAAGACGCCCCAGTTACCCTAAGGCGAAAACCGGGTCGAAGCGGAACTCCCCGGGTGAAAGGGTCTATCCCCGTAGACCATATCAAAACCTCGGAAATGGCCAGAGGCAGCGACCTGACCGCCCGACTGCGGATCAAATCGGCAGCGCCGTATTTTAAGTTGGTTCCCTCTTTCAGTTCAAATTCCTCAAGAAGTTTCTCGAAATTTTCTTTTAAGGAAAGCCGCGATTCACTTTTAGAGTTCCATAAGAAGTCCCCCGGAATTTTCAGCACCACTTTGTCTGTTCCCTTGCAGACGGATGCCTCCAGAGTATCGACCTTGCTTGAAAAACCGGTATCACCTGTTGCAACACCCCCAACTTCTACATGAAAATCTTCCCCATAGGAAAAGTCAGGCGGCAAAAGGAACGGTTCAGGCGTCGTCTGGCCTGCGGAATCCGTAAAGTTGCGAAAAACCTGGAAAAGGCCGTTCTTAAAAGGGATAGCGTCTGCAATCTCAAAGCTATATGTTTTAGATATTTTGTTTCCCGCCAAATCAGCTAATTCGATTTCCATCTGGTGACTGCCAATTCCCAATAATCCAATATGCGGCAAAGGGCCAAAGTTTATTTTCCCCTTAACACCGGCACCATAGTTCTCCGCATTAGCGGGTTTCAAGGTGTAAATTGTTCCATTAGCTGCCGTTAAAGTTGCCCATGCCGAAGATGATACGATGCCTGAATCTTTATCGTATGTTTCAATCACCACCGGTTCAGCCAATCTCTCTTTGGAAACCTTGCCCGAAGGAAAAATCGATTCTATGACAGGAGGCGTGGTGTCTACTATGAAGGAAAGAGTCACGGGAATACTCTCATTCCCTGCCTGATCGCTGGCAGAAATACTTACGCTGTGCGGGCCGTCAGCCAGGGCGGCGGAAGGCATGTACTCCAGGTTGACAACCTCCAGGGATTTGCTGCTTTCGGGGTTTGGCTCTATGACAGGGGAGACGGGACTGCCGTCGAGAAGAAACTTGACGGAGCCATGATCAAGGCGGGAGCCGCCATCGTCCCTGATCAACGCCCTGACCGGAACCTTGCCGTTAATAACATAGGAACCCTCTGCCGGTGAAATATCGCTAATGCAAGGCTTCATTGTATCTACAATGACATTGACCGGGCTGGAAACAATGCTCTTGCCGGAGTGTGATTTACCCTTATAGGCTCTCGCCTCAAATACAGCAGTATTCCCGTTGTCAGCCTGGTCTGATAACTCAATGTTTTCAAAGGTATATGTTGAAAAAGATTTGTCGGCTTCATGCAGGTAGTTGGCCACGGGTTTGCCGTCAAGAAGGAGCCTGAAGTATTTATAGCCTTCTTTTTTTTCGCCACCTGCGGCTCCGCTTGAGAGAGAAATTGTAACACTAATGTTCGTACAGTTAATTTTCGCTCTGTCCTCAGGAGAGGTTATCGTTAATTTTGAATCCCTTGACATTCTTACCACCTTCCTTATAATTTTTTTAATTTAACTCAAAATGAGGCAGGTCAAAGAAGGTCGGGTCGGGAACCTGCTTGTTCTGGTTCCAGTCTCCTCCCCGGCGAATAGGTATTTCCATCTGCTTTGCTATCCCCATCACCACTCCTCCCTGATAAAAAAAGACAAAAGCCCGCATCGGCTTAATGGCGAAAGCGGGCTTTAAATAAAAATCCTTAACATTCATCCCCCCCCGGTTTTCAATCGAAAGGATTTATGCAAACTCAGAGATGAAATAAGCATCCTGCGCAAAACACATTATTAACTTTCTTTTGCCATGTCAAGAATAATAAGCAACATATGTCACTTTTTTTATTTTTGGGTCATAACGAAAATAATGCATTTTTTCTAATCATGCCGTATCTGTCAAAAAAAACTTAATAGCAGAATATGTCATAAATTCAGCAATATAAGTCGAATTCAATAATTATGGAAAAATGAATAATATGATGTGCATCTCTTTAAAATAATTACTTTGAGTTCAGGATGGATACTATCGGAAGAAATTAAACATGGACTTAATAAAAGTAGTAGTGTTGTTAAAAAATAAGATACCAGGGAATACATAAAAAGGATCTATACTCGTCGCCTTGCAGCAACGGCCTCAAAAAATAACATTCATAAGTTTACCACCCCTTACTATCACATAGTGACAAGTATCATAGCTTTAAATTGATTGATTTTAGTCACCGCAGTGTATGTCAAACGACTCATAATTAACTTCAGTCAGCATTTATTCTTTAAAATTAATATGTTTCTGTCTTTTTCTTTGGAATTCCTAAGCAGATTTTTTATAATAAATAGGTACAAATTTAGCATACAAAATAAAAAAGGACTTAACCAAAATCGGTTAAGTCCTTCGTATTTCTGGCGTCCCCAGGGGGATTTGAACCCCCGTCGCCGCCGTGAAAGGGCGGTGTCCTAGGCCAGGCTAGACGATGGGGACAATTAAATTGTCGCTGGAGAGTTGCAAATTGTAATTTAATTTCTTAAAACTTGCAACAAAAAAATAAGTGGTGAGCCGTGTTGGGATCGAACCAACGACCACCTGATTAAAAGTCAGGTGCTCTACCTACTGAGCTAACGGCTCACATCAAAAACGAAACACGTAATATATAAAAAACCGGCCAAATAGTCAAGGATTTTCATCCCAGGGTCGACAAAAAAATCCCCCCCTGCTTTCAGGCAAAAGGATTTTTAATAATGATATTTTCATCTCTCTTTTGGCCGACGGAGACCATAACAATTTCAACGTTAACAAGCGCTTCCAGCCTCTTTACATATTTCTTTGCATTTTCAGGGAGGGCGTCAAAATCTCTTACCTTTTTGATATCCTCCGTCCATCCATCAAGCTCTTCATAGATCATTTCGACAGATTCGAGCTGTTTTAAACTTGCAGGCACGCTACCCAGCGTTTCACCATTTAGCCGGTATGAAGTGCAGACCTTTATCTTGTCCATTCCTGTGAGAACATCGAGCTTGGTCAGGGCAATGCCGGTGAGGCCATTTGTCCTGGCCGCATCGCGAACAAGAACCGAATCAAACCAGCCGCATCTTCTTGGCCTCCCCGTTGTAGCGCCGAACTCACCTCCATTTTTCCTCAACATCTCTCCCATTTCACAGCTAAGCTCTGTCGGGAAAGGCCCGCTGCCGACCCTTGTTGTGTAGGCCTTGGTAATACCGATCACCTCGTTAAGCTTTGTGGGACCCACACCGACACCGGAGCAGGCACCGCCGGCAACGGTATTTGATGAGGTGACAAAGGGATAGGTTCCATGATCGACGTCTAACATGCTTCCCTGGGCACCCTCAAAAAGAATGCTTTTCCCGTCATTAATGAAACCCTCCATAAGCAGAGAAGTATTGGCCACATACTTTTTGATTCGCCCGGCATAAGCTGAATATTCATTATAAATTTCATCATAATCACAGGGGCTGTCACCGAGAAATTCCTCAAGATAGCGGTTTTTCATATCCAGGTTAAGCTTTAATTTCCCGGCAAAAAGATCACTTTCGACAAACTCGGAAACCCTCACACCGACACGGGTATATTTATCTTCATAACAGGGACCGATACCACGACCGGTAGTCCCGATTTTCCCCTCACCTCTGAGACGTTCACGGGCGATATCGATCTTCTTGTGATAAGGCATGATAATATGGGCGCGATCACTGATAACAAACTGGGAATCATCCTCCATATAGCCCCTTGCCTTGAGAGCATCTATTTCTTCGAGAAGAACCCTGGGATCAAGAACAACACCATTGCCGATTACACATATCTTTCCCTTATGCAGGATCCCCGACGGGATGAGATGGAGAACAAACTCCTCATCCTTGACAATAACCGTATGACCGGCATTATTCCCCCCCTGGTACCTGACAACGGCATCGGCATATTCCGTATATATATCTACGACCTTTCCCTTACCTTCATCCCCCCACTGAGCCCCCACAATTACAACGTTCGGCATATTTATCCTCTCCGGGCGAGATCGACAGCGCCTGAAATCAGGTCGTCAATGCTCACTTTTTCCTCTTTATCATTCCTTATATCTTTAACAAGCATATGTCCTTTTTCAAGATCATTGCCGCCCATAATAATCAGCCTGTCAATAACCTCGCTCGAAGCAAAAGCCAGAGAACCCCCTATATCCCTTTTTGCAATCTCCCTGGCAACCTTTAATCCTTTACTTCGAAGATGTCTTGCCACCTTAAGGGCCTCATGCTTTTCTTTACCCAGATTGAGAAGAAGAAAATCAGGTGACCCTGCACCACGGGTTTCTCCCTGCTTTTCAAGGGCTTTCAGTAGGGTTTCTACATTAATGGCAAATCCTGTTGCAGGCTGGTCATTGCCATAACGGCCAAGCAGACCATCGTAGCGTCCTCCACCACATATTTCCTCGCCAAGGCCCGTGACAAAACCCTCAAAAATAACACCGGTATAATAGTTGAGTCCCCTGATCTCACCAAGATCAACGGTTATAAAATCGCCAAGGCCATAAGAATCTATCGTATGGAGGACTTCCGACAGGTTTTCAAGGGCCTTTTGGGCTCTTGGGCTGACAGTCATAACGGCGGCCCTCTCCAGTACTTCCCGTTTACCAAAAAGTGTCGGTAAGGCCAGAAGGGCCTCTTCGTCCCGGCTCCCGAGATTAAGTGACGGGAGCAGTTCTTCGATACCTGACCTGTCCTTCCTTGCAACGGCAATCTCAACATCTCGCCGCACATCTTCAGCCAAAGAGAGGCCTTCCATAACCCCTCTGAAAAACTCGACCTGTCCTACATCGATCTTGAAGTCGGTAAGCCCCGTCGCCTTCATGGCCTCAACGGCAACGGCAATGATTTCACCATCCGCTTCCGGCTGATCAAGTCCAATCAACTCAAGTCCGCTCTGATAAATCTCCCGGCTACTCCCTTTATCTCTCTCACCATAGTGGAGCACACTGCCGCTATAGTGAAGTCTCAGCGGTTTT from Deltaproteobacteria bacterium includes these protein-coding regions:
- a CDS encoding adenylosuccinate synthase, which produces MPNVVIVGAQWGDEGKGKVVDIYTEYADAVVRYQGGNNAGHTVIVKDEEFVLHLIPSGILHKGKICVIGNGVVLDPRVLLEEIDALKARGYMEDDSQFVISDRAHIIMPYHKKIDIARERLRGEGKIGTTGRGIGPCYEDKYTRVGVRVSEFVESDLFAGKLKLNLDMKNRYLEEFLGDSPCDYDEIYNEYSAYAGRIKKYVANTSLLMEGFINDGKSILFEGAQGSMLDVDHGTYPFVTSSNTVAGGACSGVGVGPTKLNEVIGITKAYTTRVGSGPFPTELSCEMGEMLRKNGGEFGATTGRPRRCGWFDSVLVRDAARTNGLTGIALTKLDVLTGMDKIKVCTSYRLNGETLGSVPASLKQLESVEMIYEELDGWTEDIKKVRDFDALPENAKKYVKRLEALVNVEIVMVSVGQKRDENIIIKNPFA
- the hisZ gene encoding ATP phosphoribosyltransferase regulatory subunit, coding for MNKKGINLPIALPRGVKDFLPTVAGRINRIGDELSRVFELWGYRGVMTPTIEYLDVLALAEPELLERMFKFEDRDSGKVIALRPDITSQIARLAATHLKDHAKPLRLHYSGSVLHYGERDKGSSREIYQSGLELIGLDQPEADGEIIAVAVEAMKATGLTDFKIDVGQVEFFRGVMEGLSLAEDVRRDVEIAVARKDRSGIEELLPSLNLGSRDEEALLALPTLFGKREVLERAAVMTVSPRAQKALENLSEVLHTIDSYGLGDFITVDLGEIRGLNYYTGVIFEGFVTGLGEEICGGGRYDGLLGRYGNDQPATGFAINVETLLKALEKQGETRGAGSPDFLLLNLGKEKHEALKVARHLRSKGLKVAREIAKRDIGGSLAFASSEVIDRLIIMGGNDLEKGHMLVKDIRNDKEEKVSIDDLISGAVDLARRG